In one Kitasatospora cineracea genomic region, the following are encoded:
- a CDS encoding maleylpyruvate isomerase N-terminal domain-containing protein: protein MHRTPEFPDLLRLIDERAAAFRAAIAAAPSLDLPVPTCPGWTLFDLVQHIGEGRRRWAAAVAAGPDATSGTPARGAAVRRRGRLRGA from the coding sequence GTGCACAGGACTCCGGAGTTTCCCGATCTGCTGCGGCTGATCGACGAACGCGCAGCCGCCTTCCGCGCCGCGATCGCCGCCGCGCCCAGCCTCGACCTGCCCGTGCCGACCTGCCCCGGGTGGACGCTGTTCGACCTGGTGCAGCACATCGGCGAGGGCCGCCGCCGCTGGGCCGCCGCCGTCGCCGCCGGGCCGGACGCCACGTCCGGGACCCCGGCCCGGGGCGCCGCGGTCAGGCGCCGGGGTCGACTTCGGGGTGCGTGA
- a CDS encoding LacI family DNA-binding transcriptional regulator, with protein MEQVSQQQSPPAKRPTIADIAKIVGVSKVSVSNALNGQPGVSDATRAKIAAVAEELGFVRNSAARALSGAKAAAVGLALCRPARMLGTEPFFMELIGGIEKVLSDASYSLALQVVSDHERGLEAYRRWWGERHIDGAILVDLRRDDARVPALEEMGLPTVVIGHPSGSGRLTPVWSDDAAAVRETMEYLAALGHRRVGRVAGLTGLVHTAIRDEAFTAACTDLGLDALPTVHTDYTGEEGARATRRLLLSPARPTAILYDNDITAVAGLSVAQELGLSVPRDLSLVAWDDSPLAQVVRPPLTALTRDIHAYGAHAARTLLDLIAGRPADGYEDQAPQLTPRGSTAAPPRPAETGARR; from the coding sequence GTGGAGCAGGTGTCCCAGCAGCAGAGCCCGCCGGCGAAGCGGCCGACCATCGCCGACATCGCCAAGATCGTGGGCGTGTCCAAGGTCTCCGTCTCCAACGCCTTGAACGGTCAACCCGGCGTCTCGGACGCCACCCGCGCCAAGATCGCCGCCGTCGCCGAGGAGCTCGGCTTCGTCCGCAACAGCGCCGCCCGCGCCCTCAGCGGCGCCAAGGCCGCCGCCGTCGGCCTCGCGCTCTGCCGACCCGCCCGGATGCTCGGCACCGAACCGTTCTTCATGGAACTCATCGGCGGCATCGAGAAGGTGCTCTCCGACGCCTCCTACTCGCTCGCCCTCCAGGTCGTCTCCGACCACGAGCGCGGCCTGGAGGCGTACCGCCGCTGGTGGGGCGAGCGGCACATCGACGGCGCGATCCTGGTCGACCTGCGCCGCGACGACGCCCGGGTGCCCGCCCTGGAGGAGATGGGCCTGCCCACCGTCGTCATCGGCCACCCCTCCGGCTCCGGCCGGCTCACCCCCGTCTGGTCCGACGACGCCGCCGCCGTCCGCGAGACCATGGAGTACCTCGCCGCCCTCGGCCACCGCCGGGTCGGCCGGGTCGCCGGCCTCACCGGCCTGGTCCACACCGCCATCCGCGACGAGGCGTTCACCGCCGCCTGCACCGACCTCGGCCTCGACGCGCTGCCCACCGTCCACACCGACTACACCGGCGAGGAGGGCGCCCGCGCCACCCGCCGCCTGCTGCTCTCCCCCGCCCGCCCCACCGCGATCCTCTACGACAACGACATCACCGCCGTCGCGGGCCTGTCCGTCGCCCAGGAACTCGGCCTCTCCGTCCCCCGGGACCTCTCCCTGGTCGCCTGGGACGACTCGCCCCTCGCCCAGGTCGTCCGCCCCCCGCTCACCGCCCTCACCCGCGACATCCACGCCTACGGCGCCCACGCCGCCCGCACCCTCCTCGACCTGATCGCCGGCCGCCCCGCCGACGGCTACGAGGACCAGGCCCCCCAACTCACCCCCCGCGGCTCCACCGCCGCCCCGCCCCGCCCCGCCGAGACCGGCGCCCGCCGCTAG
- a CDS encoding cellulose binding domain-containing protein gives MNRRIQHHRPRTASAKRYAPMAFLLAASVAAAGLTLGRADTAQAAGADSFATRCGVHFCLDGKEYYFAGTNTYDLFTYGSASGDTETQFMDKARIDAQFANLQADKVDVVRLWMFNHESWHGFEKSKGVYDEQEFAQFDYIVQSAKAHGIRLVPVFENYWEAYGGIDTRLQWEGLSGGQPGRAAFFDKTRCPGCFTSYKNYVSYALNRVNHYSGVKYKDDPTIFAWDLMNEPRYEGQSAAENVDGTTLRAWVDEMGAFVKGIDSKHLLGVGLEGHGTNYGFGGDEGNPFVHVQQSPYIDYTSAHPYPTESWANLNLDQTKALIRSWITDSHDKVGKPFFMGEFNVHNVDRSAWWSQIYPDFEAAGGDGSAFWWYEDHNVDGKFGVMAGAPELSVFRAHSDRMRAKSGLTGGTSSPTPSASASASASASASASASASASPSPSASATTPAPNGSCAVHYGLSDWGSTFNGDVTVKNTGSTPVDGWKVAFAFPGDQRVTNMWNAVPVQTGKQVVASNPSGYNTVIPAGGTVNFGFSGTSTTGTNGVPAVFTLNGQTCGSY, from the coding sequence GTGAACCGCAGAATCCAGCACCACCGCCCCCGCACCGCCTCCGCCAAGCGCTACGCGCCGATGGCGTTCCTGCTGGCCGCGTCCGTCGCCGCGGCCGGCCTCACCCTCGGCCGGGCCGACACCGCGCAGGCGGCCGGCGCGGACTCGTTCGCCACCCGCTGCGGCGTGCACTTCTGCCTGGACGGCAAGGAGTACTACTTCGCGGGCACCAACACCTACGACCTGTTCACCTACGGCTCGGCCTCCGGGGACACCGAGACGCAGTTCATGGACAAGGCCCGGATCGACGCCCAGTTCGCCAACCTGCAGGCCGACAAGGTCGACGTGGTGCGGCTGTGGATGTTCAACCACGAGAGCTGGCACGGCTTCGAGAAGTCCAAGGGCGTCTACGACGAGCAGGAGTTCGCCCAGTTCGACTACATCGTCCAGTCCGCCAAGGCCCACGGCATCCGCCTCGTCCCGGTGTTCGAGAACTACTGGGAGGCGTACGGCGGCATCGACACCCGCCTCCAGTGGGAGGGCCTCTCCGGCGGCCAGCCCGGCCGGGCCGCGTTCTTCGACAAGACCCGCTGCCCCGGCTGCTTCACCTCCTACAAGAACTACGTCTCGTACGCGCTCAACCGGGTCAACCACTACAGCGGCGTCAAGTACAAGGACGACCCGACCATCTTCGCCTGGGACCTGATGAACGAGCCCCGGTACGAGGGCCAGAGCGCCGCCGAGAACGTCGACGGGACGACGCTGCGGGCCTGGGTGGACGAGATGGGCGCGTTCGTGAAGGGCATCGACTCCAAGCACCTGTTGGGCGTCGGCCTGGAGGGCCACGGCACGAACTACGGCTTCGGCGGGGACGAGGGCAACCCCTTCGTCCACGTGCAGCAGTCGCCGTACATCGACTACACCTCCGCGCACCCGTACCCGACCGAGTCCTGGGCGAACCTGAACCTCGACCAGACCAAGGCGCTGATCCGCTCCTGGATCACCGACTCGCACGACAAGGTCGGAAAGCCGTTCTTCATGGGCGAGTTCAACGTCCACAACGTCGACCGCTCGGCCTGGTGGAGCCAGATCTACCCCGACTTCGAGGCGGCGGGCGGCGACGGCAGCGCGTTCTGGTGGTACGAGGACCACAACGTGGACGGCAAGTTCGGCGTGATGGCCGGCGCGCCCGAACTGTCGGTGTTCCGGGCCCACTCGGACCGGATGCGCGCCAAGTCCGGCCTGACCGGCGGGACTTCCAGCCCGACGCCGAGCGCTTCGGCTTCGGCGAGCGCGTCGGCGAGCGCCTCGGCGTCGGCGTCGGCGTCCGCGTCGCCCTCGCCGTCCGCTTCGGCCACCACCCCCGCGCCGAACGGGAGTTGCGCGGTGCACTACGGGCTGTCGGACTGGGGCAGCACCTTCAACGGCGACGTGACGGTCAAGAACACCGGCAGCACGCCGGTCGACGGCTGGAAGGTGGCGTTCGCCTTCCCCGGTGACCAGCGGGTCACCAACATGTGGAACGCGGTGCCGGTGCAGACCGGCAAGCAGGTGGTGGCGAGCAACCCGTCCGGCTACAACACCGTGATCCCGGCCGGCGGCACCGTCAACTTCGGCTTCAGCGGCACCTCCACCACCGGCACCAACGGCGTCCCGGCCGTCTTCACGCTCAACGGACAGACCTGCGGCAGCTACTGA
- a CDS encoding carbohydrate-binding domain-containing protein, with protein MKRTLSAAATAAGLLAGALFGLAPAAHADTAPNGYPYCANGSATDPDGDGWGWEGGKSCVVRGSKADPAASTSGTASNGYPYCANGSATDPDGDGWGWEGGKSCVVRGSKADPGAGSSSGGGGSSTACPSGTTCGSYSVGGLGGRKGQVRAAGATSLDLAVAMLETDHMDTAYPYGDNKSGDAANFGIFKQNWMMLRAGCDRFAGQSQSQYDNGAVLNSDLAQDVNCLHQSQNHYGLNTWFAGHRNGSSGLANPNTADIANYRAAVYWIKAQLDADSANLGNDTRFWVQVPAI; from the coding sequence ATGAAGCGCACCCTGTCCGCCGCCGCGACCGCGGCCGGCCTGCTGGCCGGCGCCCTGTTCGGCCTCGCCCCGGCCGCCCACGCCGACACCGCCCCCAACGGCTACCCGTACTGCGCCAACGGCTCCGCCACCGACCCGGACGGGGACGGCTGGGGCTGGGAGGGCGGCAAGTCCTGCGTGGTGCGCGGCTCGAAGGCCGACCCGGCGGCGAGCACCTCCGGCACCGCGTCCAACGGCTACCCGTACTGCGCCAACGGCTCCGCCACCGACCCGGACGGGGACGGCTGGGGCTGGGAGGGCGGCAAGTCCTGCGTGGTGCGCGGCTCGAAGGCCGACCCCGGGGCCGGCAGCAGCAGTGGCGGCGGTGGCAGCAGCACCGCCTGCCCGTCCGGGACGACCTGCGGGTCGTACAGCGTCGGCGGGCTGGGCGGCCGCAAGGGGCAGGTGCGGGCGGCCGGGGCCACCAGCCTGGACCTGGCGGTGGCGATGCTGGAGACCGACCACATGGACACCGCGTACCCGTACGGCGACAACAAGAGCGGCGACGCGGCCAACTTCGGCATCTTCAAGCAGAACTGGATGATGCTGCGGGCCGGCTGCGACCGGTTCGCCGGGCAGTCGCAGAGCCAGTACGACAACGGCGCGGTGCTCAACTCCGACCTCGCGCAGGACGTCAACTGCCTGCACCAGAGCCAGAACCACTACGGCCTGAACACCTGGTTCGCGGGCCACCGCAACGGCTCCTCCGGGCTGGCGAACCCGAACACCGCGGACATCGCCAACTACCGGGCCGCCGTGTACTGGATCAAGGCCCAGCTGGACGCCGACTCCGCCAACCTCGGCAACGACACCCGGTTCTGGGTGCAGGTGCCGGCCATCTGA